A genomic window from Salvia miltiorrhiza cultivar Shanhuang (shh) chromosome 5, IMPLAD_Smil_shh, whole genome shotgun sequence includes:
- the LOC131024592 gene encoding vacuolar protein sorting-associated protein 25 has translation MQTLGEFKLPHFFNYPPYFTLQPVKDTREKQIQLWKELILEYCRGHKIFVVGLDEDFPLFSNQVIERSLSHEAREAFLSALVSDGRAEWLDKSHRKCLLLWHRIPDWADLIISFVRDNGLEDSVMTVEEIRSGVESRGTELHGMERSILMRALKHLEHRGKLAIFKGTSADDEGIKFSI, from the exons ATGCAGACTTTGGGTGAATTCAAGCTGCCCCATTTCTTCAATTACCCTCCTTATTTCAC TTTGCAGCCAGTAAAAGACACCAGGGAGAAGCAGATACAGCTCTGGAAGGAGCTGATACTCGAATATTGTCGGGGACACAAAATCTTTGTAGTTGGACTTGATGAAGACTTCCCGTTGTTTAGCAATCAAGTAATTGAAA GATCCCTAAGTCATGAAGCTAGGGAGGCATTTCTCTCAGCCTTAGTTTCCGATG GACGTGCTGAATGGTTGGATAAAAGTCATAGAAAATGTCTCCTCCTATGGCATCGCATACCAGATTGGGCTGACCTTATAATAAGCTTT GTTAGGGATAATGGACTTGAAGACAGTGTGATGACTGTTGAGGAAATACGTTCAGGAGTTGAGTCTCGCGGGACAG AGCTTCATGGAATGGAGCGTAGTATTCTTATGCGAGCATTGAAGCACCTAGAACACAGGGGGAAGCTTGCAATCTTCAAAGGGACTTCTGCTGATGATGAAGGCATTAAGTTTTCCATTTAG